The Canis lupus dingo isolate Sandy chromosome 11, ASM325472v2, whole genome shotgun sequence genome includes a region encoding these proteins:
- the LOC112659690 gene encoding 10 kDa heat shock protein, mitochondrial-like, producing MAGQAFRKFLPLFDWVLVERSAAETVTKGGIMLPEKSQGKVSQATVVAVGSGSKGKGGEIQPVSVKVGDKVLLPEYGGTKVVLDDKDYFLFRDGDILGKYVD from the coding sequence ATGGCAGGGCAGGCGTTTAGGAAGTTTCTTCCCCTCTTTGACTGGGTTTTAGTCGAAAGGAGTGCAGCTGAAACTGTAACCAAAGGAGGTATCATGCTACCAGAAAAATCTCAAGGGAAAGTGTCGCAAGCAACAGTAGTGGCTGTTGGATCGGGTTCCAAAGGAAAGGGTGGAGAGATTCAACCAGTTAGTGTGAAAGTTGGAGATAAAGTTCTTCTCCCAGAATATGGAGGCACCAAAGTAGTCCTAGATGACAAGGACTATTTCTTATTTAGAGATGGTGACATTCTCGGAAAGTATGTGGACTGA